A region of the Sphaerodactylus townsendi isolate TG3544 linkage group LG15, MPM_Stown_v2.3, whole genome shotgun sequence genome:
ataaaatttaaactaGGGTGGGGCACTAATggcaacaattaaaaacaagagCCTGTCTTTAGAGGAAGTGGTTCTAACTGAAGAAGGACGGAAGTCAGCCTTTCCCGGGTGGAGGTGCTTGCAATTGCAGCAGACGGCCAGTAGAAGGAGCTTTATTACGCTGTCAGGTCTTTGCCCTTTCTAAGAAATTCTGTGACATTCTTGGCttatatcataggtgtcaaactcaggccctccagatgttatggacttcagttcccatcatcatgctggcaggggatgatgggaaatgtagtccataacatctggagggccgcgaatttgacacctgtggcttataGGATCAGTGTCAGATAACAGCCGGTCAGTAGACCCTCTGTCAGCCCTTCCGTGGTTGTTTTTTCCACAAGgcctggctttatttatttatttcatttttatcctgacTTTCTCTCCAATGGGCCCCCAAagccaggggtgtactgcccagggggacatatgggatcaaatgtccctgggctgcagccatttagtcacatggggggggcagagaatcgcccccctcccacacccctcctccttcctccccccgggtccatacactgacttcaaggcctggtgcaaaaaaaatatgtttggtcatggtgggggagggcagccacctaTACGGGGAGCGGGGgcgtgtggaaaactcagattttgcactgggctacattttccctagacagGCCTCTGCCCAAAGCAGTTTACGTTGTTCtcgtccattttatcctcgctcCTCCACAGTATTGCCATGAGGGCCAAcctgttcttgtcagatctcagaagctaagccgggttGGCCTGGTTAGctcttggatgaaagaccaccaaggaagtccagggtcgctacaaAGAGGCGGGCAGCGGCAAGCCACctttgaacctctcttgccttgaaaactctacagggtcaccaaaagtcagctgagacttgatggcactttcccctCCCGATCTGTTTACGCTAACTTTGTTTGAGGGTCTAAAGGGAGGCTCGTCAGCAAAGGACGGTGGCTTGCACAGGGAATCGTTCAGTCAACAGACAGGGCTTTTCTGCCTGATGAAAGAATGCTCCTTTATCTCCTCCACCACTCCCCTAGAAAGCAACGTTTGCCCTCGCTTGCTCCTAGCTGCTCTCGCTCAACAGCCCTCTTCGCTTCATGCCTTGGCTGCCTCATCTTCGGCCCCTCCAAATGGCCCTCCCAATGCTGTCCTTCCCGCTTCTCTTCCCAGTCTTCTAGTGAGGGGCAGGCAGGCAGTACATGCGTGCCGCTAACTCTCACCTTGGCAGTACCCAGCGGTTTTAAAATGTCTCCTCTGGCGCCTCCTCGGCCCCTTGCTTTTCAGATCTCCTCTGCACGACCCGTCCATTCCTGTGGTAAGATGACCCTGGGACTCTACCTGGATGAGGGAACTCCGATTGGGCTTGGAGCAAAGGAATTTTACCAGAAATACGATCCCAAGGATGTTATTGGCAGGTAAATGTGGGAAAggatggcagggggaggggtgagcTTCTGTTGAATAGCGGTATTTACAGCTGCAACATTTGTTGGAATCTAACTATGACCCGGCAGCCCTGAGTGTTTCAGACGCTCCCTTCATCTTGGAAACTCTGATTGATCAAAGCAGAAAATGAACTCTACAAtactgttggttgtggtgggttttttctccgctggctgtgtggctgtggtctgcagatattgttcccaacattttgcctgcatctgtggctggcatcttcagaggtgtatcacagagggaagcctgttacacgctgtgtccttCTTCCCACACACTGTCCTTCTCtcgtggcgcaggaggttaagagctcgtgggtATCTAATCATGTATCTAACTGGAGGAACTgcttgattccccagctctgccacctgagctgtgggaggcttatctgggaattcagattagcctgtgaactcccacacacgccagctgggtgaccttgggctagtcacagcttctcggaggtttcctctcagccccacccacctcacagggtgtttgttgtgaggggaagggcaagggagattgtggGGTGCCCTTtggagtcccctgcaggagagaaagggggggattataaatccaaactcttcttcttcttcttctctgtgatacacctctgaagatgccagccacagatgcaggcgaaacgttaggaacaagatccaccagaccacggccaaacagccaaAAAACACCACCACTACAATATTGATTTATACATTGTTGATGTTGATAATGCGACATGCAACGTTTCAGAAATGAACAGGATAAGGAGCTGGGTTGCCCTATTTAGTCCAAGCAATGGAATATTGCCCTAAATCTTAGGCCTGTTGTTGCTGTGAACCTTAAACTGTGACTTATTCAGCAAACAATTGTGTTTAGGTTCTACTGGATGGATGCCACAGAATCTTTTTAGCAAATGACTAAAGTGTTTAATTGTGTTTAGCAAATGACTAAGTAAAGTGTTTAATTTaattcaaaatgctggggggaagaattaggactaataaaaggaaacacttcttcacgcaacggagCAGGGTTTGAATATTGCCACAGGAGGTCGTGATGCCCAACActctggatatctttaaaagcgtctgtgacagatttatggaggagaagtcgatttatggctaccaatcttgatcctccttgatctgagattgcaaatgccttaacagtccaggtgctcgggagcagcagcagcagaaggaggccattgctttcacctcctgcatgtgagctccccaaggcacctggtggccactgcgagtagcagagagctggactagatggactctggtctgatccagctggcttgttcttatgttcttattgttggcAACGTAACTTACAGGACATATCTCCTAAGCATAGTCTGTGGCCTTGTCTGGTTTGTCACTGTTCTTTCGAGGAAGCAGTTACTCACGCCAGCTTTGTATTAGAACATTCATCTACCTTTTAAACTATTCACCTACCTTCTGGAGGTGAAAAGAAATCCCTCTGAGCCCTTCGTGTTGCTAAAAGACTTATATTACAACCCTGGAGAGAGAAATGCCCACCAGTGGATTGAGGACTTCCCAACCTTATCAGTACTTGAATGTATGGCACATAGATAACAAGTGCACatggatgtatttttaaatatttttaaacttttttagtttaaaaagtagaaccagggggcattcattgaaaatgctggagggaagaattaggactaataaaaggaaacacttcttcacttaacgcagattggtgtttggaatatgctgccacaggaggggtgatggccaccaacctgatagctttaaaaagggcttggatagatgggaggagaagtcgatctatggctacctcaatcttgatcctccttgcatctcagattgcaaatgtctttagcagaccaggtttcagagcagcagcagcagcagaaggccattgctttcatcacctcctgcacgtgagctcccaaaggcacctggtgggccactgcgagtagcagagtgctggactagatggactctggtctgatccagcaggctagttcttatgttcttatgttctttttattGATGCCTAGCTGTAGACTTACCACCACTGTTGCTATTGTTTGATATACACTTTATTCCTTTCTGGTTGGGAAGGGTAGATAAAtgttaaaaattgttttttaaaaaggagcggGGTTTGGTGGAAGGGGAGTTTCTCcatttttattgtaacctgttAACCTgacttttccagaactttgatctctcttcctctctctttgctGTTGGCTTGTGCTTTCCCGCAGGGGTGTGAGCAGCGTGGTCCGGCGCTGCATACACAAACAGACAGGCCAGGAGTATGCCGTGAAGATTATAGAGCTAACCTCTAGAGATGCATGGACCTCAACCAGCAGTTGGATGAGGTGCGAGTGTCTACGGGCAAAGAGATTGAGATCCTGCGGCAAGTCTCCGGTCACCCCTATATCAGTGAGTTACAGTTCTTTGCCGCCAAAGCCCTTGTCTCTGTAAGCCAAATATTTATTCCGGTCTTTGGCCCTCCCTCTGTGAAAcagcagtgtttttttctgttgtgcTGAACAGGCATTTTTAAATTGATCCTGACTCTCAGACATTTCATACTAGTGCTTCTGTTCTCAGAATTCATCCCAATATTTTAGGCCagtcgtggcgaacctttggcactccagatgttatggactgcaattcccatcagcccctgccagcatggccatttggctgtgctggcaggggctgatgagaattgtagtccataacatctggagtgccaaaggttcgccaccacggttttaggCTGATGGATCACATCCATAATACTGTTACGTTGCCTCATCCCTCAAACTCAGATCAGTATTATGGTCTGTAATTCGCCTCTTTACCAATGAGttgctctaaatcaggggtctacaacctgcggctctccagatgttcatggactacaaatcccaccagcccctgccagcatggccagttgggaattgtagtccatgaacatctggagaaccgcaggttgcagacccctgctgatgggaattgtagtccatgaacatctggagagccgcagattgcagaccccgctgatgggaattgtagtccatgaacatctggagagccgcaggttgcagacccccgctgatggaaattgtagtccatgaacatctggagagccgcagattgcagaccccgctgatgggaattgtagtccataaacatctggagagccacaggttgcagacccctgctgatgggaattgtagtacatgaacacctggagagcctcAGATTGCAGACcccgctgatgggaattgtagtccatgaacatctggagagccacaagttgcagacccctgctgatgggaattgtagtacatgaacatctggagagccgcagattgcagaccccgctgatgggaattgtagtccatgaacatctggagagcagcaggttgcagacccctgctctaaatcctGCTAAATTATGGTGGTTCAGCCCCATAGAAGACATTCCTCTCCTCTTGTTATATAGAACATGACTGAACATAAACTAGTCTGCATGCTGGCTGAATCGCTCTTCAACGGTTTGTGGGCATACACTGGTTTGTAATGTTTGTGTTCTGTCACTAGGTGGTGCTCTAGTGCTGTTGTGTTTCTTTGCCTGTGCTGAAGGAAACAACGCCAGGGCTGCTTAAGCCTTCCTCTCtttattttctcttcctccaGTTACTCTTATAGATTCGTATGAGTCATCCACCTTCATGTTCCTGGTATTTGACTTGTAAGTAACAATCCACCAAAAGGATATGAGAAATAGCCTTTCTAATTGTTGCAAGTATCAGTTTCATCAAGGgtacaaattttttttaaaaatcctacggTTTCCCTTTGCACTTGCTTCTTCTGACTCAGATATCCACCTTGGGTTATTATAAAATGTATATgtaaaggctcaatgttatttatttacttattttaatattaggacaTTTTcattatcctgttgttttaattagtaattctccagagcctgaggagtggatatatccttttagcaaatagaactaaattGGGAAGTGCCAGAcatttcctggcgttggatcttaaatatagtcaaatggtatctgttttacaaatttgtctttgaattgaatggctcaacccttttaatccattttatatttttacatatGAACTgccaagttggaaagcaaaatccagagatgtaacatatgattttaaatttaataatttaataatagtgtataaccactgtccaataactaatgccaataaaggttattgtgtgtgtgtgtgtgtgtgtgtgtgtgactcggATATCAACTGGGGTTACCAAAATAACGTGAAGGGAGCCGGAAGCAAGGCTAGGAGGAGAAACTGCATTTGTCTGAGTTGATCGCTGTTGGAAAGAAAGGGTGCCTCGagtgttgttggttttccgggctgtatggccgtgttccggtagcattttctcctgacatcttgcctgcatctgtggctggcatcttcaggtgaacacggccatgcagcctggaaaacccacaacactccattgattctggctgtgaaagccttcgacaatacacagggGGTGCCTAGTTTATGCTGACTTCGCCAGCACTGCAGACTGAACCGATGTTTCTTTTGGACCTGCCCTGGGGTGTGTTTCTTACTTTTCCTCTGTACTTCACTTAATTTTCAGTCGATGCAACTGTAGATAATGTACAGTTTTTACACCATGGTCTTGCTCTGGCCTCTCAAGGAAAATAACCCTGCAAAACACCACTTGAAAAGTCTATCTGAGGCAGGACATGAACCCGAGTTCTTCTAAGTTAAAGTCATTAGTCCTCTGGCTCTCACCCCTAAAATGCCATTGGGGAGTGGTGGGGAATAGTCCGATTCTCTTGTCCGCACTGTCCCCGGAAGTGGATTTACCCCAGATcctctgagagccagcggggAGTAGTggataaaagcaggtggattctaatcaggagaaccgggtttgattcccgcactcctccacctgagtggcggaggcttatctggggaaccggatgtgtttccgcactcctgcattcctgctgggtgaccttggaccgggcacacttctctcaggactctctcagctccacctatctcaccttttgtgggaagaggaagggaaaggagcttgtcagccaccttgagtctccttacaggagagaaaaggtggggtataaatccagactcttccttttcttcttctgcaggatGAGACGTGGAGAGCTTTTTGACTACCTTACAGAGAAGGTAACCCTTAGCGAGAAAGAAACCAGGTAAGGGGTTGTAGCGCTCGAACATACACCTGCCTGCTCCAGCCCCTGCTTTCTGCTGTGGGCCTCCAATCCTGGGGGCTGCGGTAGACAAGGCCCTGTTCCCCACTCTCGTAGGTGCATCATGCGAGCCCTTTTGGAGGCCGTGAGCTACCTTCACGCCCACAACATCATCCACCGCGACCTCAAGCCCGGTGAACATCTCATGGGACTCGACCAGCTCAACATCAAGCTGTCCGATTTCGGCTTCTCCTGCCATTTGGAGCCAGGAGAGAAGctgagaggtgggggagaggggccgGGCTGGGGAGGGGCGTGGAGCTCTGGTCTACACCGCAGGGCCAGCCCGTGCATTGCCTTGGGAAAGGAGCGGGATGCATGCATATGTCCGACTTAAGACTGTCTGCTAAGATTTGGGCAGAAGAGACGCTGAACCCGCTGGTTTTTTTGAATGCTTGACTGTCTCCCCATCCCCTGACAGAGCTCTGTGGAACTCCTGGCTACTTGGCCCCAGAGATCCTTAAATGCTCCATGGATGAGACTCATCCTGGCTATGGAAAAGAAGTGGACCTGTAAGTAGCATCAACTCTTACCCTTAGAGGAAAGGTTTATTAGAGGGGGGTTTACTGGGGGGCAGGAACCCCTTTAgcttggagactctttagtttggaggaggagactaggaaccaggggcattccattgaaaaatgctgggaagaattagggactaataaaagggaaacacttctgcaCACGaacgtgtgtgattggtgtttggaatatgctgccagccaggaggtggtgatggccaccaacctgggatagctttaaaaggggcttggacagatttatggaggagaagtcaatttatggctaccaatcttgatcctctttgatctgagattgcaaatgccttagcagaccaggtgctcaggagcagcagccgcagaaggccattgctttcacctcctgcatgtgagctcccaaaggcacctggtgggccactgcgagtagcagagagctggactagatggactctggtctgatccagcaggctagttcttatgttcttatgttcttaaccgaAGAATGGCGGTCTGCTAAGTCAGGAACTTGGAGCAGATGCCAGGGTCTCAGACTTGATTCTAGGAAGGttggaggcagtggcatagctgtgTAAAACTGTGCCAGAGGCTTACTTTGGGAACTCccccctttcacacacacagctgCGCCCCAACCCCACACAGCTGTATCCTGCCCCCAAATTCCCAGTGGAGTTAGGGACAGGGACACCATTGAATGCTGGCCAGTAGGGCTCACGCCAccctcagactccaccctcatGATTCTAAGAAGCTGCATGAGTTATGTACGCTGTGAAattgtgtagagcaggggtctgccacctgcggctctccagatgttcatgaactacaattcccatcaccccctgccagccggCTAACTGAATCAATGTTCAGCTTTGTTCtccaggatgttcatggactacattcccagctggcaggggctgatgggagtcgtagtccatgaacatctggagggccagagttggaaatCCCTGCTTTAAGAGCCTGAAATATATATCAGGAGTGAATAATATTTACAATATTATGACACGTTCAGGGGCGGAGCCAAGTATGCATGAAAGACAAAttccctccaccttcccttcaCAAATtccctggccatgctgacagggactgatgggaattgtagttcatgaacatctggagagccgcaggtggcagaccccagGTGTAGAGTGTGGGTTGGGCCGACGCTGCTCTCGCTTGCCTGTTCTTTGGCCTTAGGATGGACCGGAAGAGGTGCAAGAAACACCCGCTCTTTaaatctctttctccctctccccctcccctgaaaaaGCTGGGCCTGCGGCGTCATCTTCTTCACCCTCCTGGCTGGCTCCCCCCCTTTCTGGCACCGCAAGCAGATGCTGATGCTTCGGATGATCATGGAGGGCCAGTACCAGTTCGGTTCTCCGGAGTGGGACGACCGGTCCGGCTAACTGCCAAGCGACTTTGGTGAGGCGACTCGACGCTAATCAGCGGGCACAACATCGGTCAGCCGCCAAGGGGTGGTCCGGGCAGCTTGCATCGCAATTCGTGGATCTGTGCCTGATCCGTGTCTCTCGCAGGGAACATCTCTCCCCGCCTGCCTCTTGCAGACCCCACGGTTGCTGCAAGTGGGACCCGTGCAGTGCCTGGACCAGCTGAGCAGGCCCCTCCAGCACCTCGCTTTTTTCCAGCTGCCAAGGGCTGCCGCGAGCTCCACCACTTCAGTCCCTACCACAAATTCAGAGTACGTCTCTCTCCCTTTCATCCTTTTGCTTTGCTCTTCTCCCAGATCTGTTAATCTATCAGGCTCTGCCAGTCATGGTTCCCATTCCCAACTCGGCTAAAAAGGGAGGGGCTCTTGTAGGGTTGGTTCCCTTGTTCTGTAGAACATCTCTGTGCTTATTTCCTGGTCTTTATCTCAGCTCCAGCTCGGCCTTCTGTCTCTCCTGCTCTGTCATTCATTGGATTTTTCCCTCTATAAAAAATGAGTGCCTTTCTCTTGGAGTAGGTGTAACAGGTTCTGAAGTTAGGGGAAGCAAGCACATAGAAAAGGGCGCCACGACCCAGGAGAACAGCGCACCTGATCTAGTTGCTTAACACTTCCTGAGGTGGGTGCATATCCGTAcgttgggagaggaagaagaagaagaagaagagtttggatttatatcccccctttctctctccttgcccttcccccctcacaacaaacaccctgtgaggtaggtgggctgagagctccctcgagaagctgtgactaggcctaaggtcacccagccatggcaggtgggagtgtacaggctaatctgaattcccagataagcctccacagctcagggcggcagagctgggaatcaaacccggttcctcctgattggATGACACGGGAGTTTTGAAACCTCCTACTACAGGACCTTAAAAAGAAGATAACGGAGAGAGATTTCCTTTCCCCTTGCCTTGTGTTTTTTAGTAAGCTTTTCAGCCTTCTTTTCAAGACATGCAGCAATAATGCACCTCCAATCCACTTCTCCCGatggtttgcatgtggattttgctattcctcaagacagctgcaaagtgggatcgaaagtgcattattcttgcatgtgcggaaggggcctcagctctCCCCGCTTAAGTTTCTTGCATTTTTATAAGGCGTTTCTAAGGAATGGAAGGAAGCGAAAGACTTGTTGCATAGCACTGACACCCAGTGAAATCTCCTATGGTATATAGTAAGTGATATTATTAGTGTggtctccccatctccataggcacacattcccttttgcaaagctggattgcacctttggggggtggggagggtaccTCTTCCCATCCATAGGCACTcatcccatttgcaaagctggatcctggctttgcagaggaagatggaagccagcagggtgcctgtgaagataggAAGAGTTCTCCTCATCTTCATAGACATCTGAACAAAGGTAGCAGCATTCCCTATAGCGGCAGCctttgcaagggctgctgggaagtgtagtccttgcccctcCAGAAAGCGCTAGAGTCTGGGCTCTTGTGGATAGCTGAGGATTACACCCTCTCCAGCAGTCCTTGATTTTTCAGATTCGTTGTCAGGAACACGCTGCTCAATTGAACAGTGGGATTGTACGTGTAATGCCAGATCTTGACCAATTAGTTAAATGTGATCTGGGGGGAAAACTAGTTTCTTGTGTCTCCTATTTACTGTAAGTATTTCTTCTTCCTGCGACAGGTGATAGCATGGACCGTTCGGGCCTCCCTCCGCATCTTCTCCAACTACCGACGGGTGCGGCCGGTCACCAAGGGGAGCTGTTGCTGTCCGGGATCCGTATCGGCTGAAGGGGGGTGCGCGAACTGATCGACGCCATGCCTTCCGCCAGATTCCACGGACACTGGGTCAAAAGGGCGCAGTAGCAGAACCGGTCAGCTCTCTGAAAACGCCCCTAAGGCCATCATCCAGCTGGTCTTGCTTCAGCACGTGGAAGGGAGTCAGCCTCATGCTATGGACGCATCCTCCCAACTAGGGGTCGGATTGCCGCTCCGGCACAACTGAGATCAGAGGGTCTCTGACGTCCtcggaggggaaaggagagaggggaACGGCTCTCCCTCTCCTGCTAGACTGGCAAGTTGCGGAGGCCTCTTGGAAGAGGAACATTTGCCCTTGCATGCAAAGGGGTCCAAAAAGGCGGGGGGAACCCCACTTTCAGGGTCATGGGATTCTGACCCGTGTGGCTGGCAGGAGCGACGGACTTCAGATCCGCATGGAGCCAAGAACACAGAGCATCAATACGGTTCGTGATGTTAGGATTATGGAGAATTGGAGCGGACcatggtgtgtgtgcgtgtgtgtgtgtgtgtgtgtgtgtgtgtgtgtgtgtgtgtgtgtgtgtgtgtgttttgatctCTGCATTGCAGGAATCGGGGGTGTTTGCCAACATCTGTTGTCACGGTAAGGAGGTACCCTGTCTCTCACCCCCTCCAGCTGCCAAATTTCCCTACTGCTGTGTAAATTGACATCATGTGTGGTCAGTATTGGTTGGCTGGGGGCCCAGAGGGACTGGGGGGAGGGCTTAGGACTGGtcccctgcagcccctcccccatttctctaTTAAAGGGAATTGGGCTGGGCTTTTCTGTGTGTCTCTGGTTGCATCCCCCACCTCTGTTCATGAcctaaatggaataaaaatggagaTGTGGTCCAAACTAGTCTctaatccagtgtttcccaaccttttcgaggtcagggtacccttgacctcacttcaGCCCACGGGTACACtccagccacaccccctccaccttCCTCCATTGCCCCTGCTCGGGCCATTAATATTCCCACCTTCCTCCCATTCACCCCTGTGCTGTCATTATCACTCTTCCACCTTCCTCCcaggggtgaagggaagcacttggGATGGGGGCGGCTGcggaccttgtggcaggccccctgccccatgggccagctccatgtctccTTGCTGGCCGGTGGGAGACACACCACAAAATATGAGGGCGGTAGTGTGCTGCCGCGATACCTCCAAGACATGTTCTCCTCACGGCAttcccagggtaccagggaaccctggttgagaatggctgctctaatcATTCCCCAAACGCTGTATGTGGCAGGGGCGTCGCTGCAACGGGGCCATTTGGGCAGCAGGCCGAATAcgagattagagcgcacctgctctcgaccgctacgccgctgctgctctgaagaagtCCCAGAGGAGAAAATTCTTCCTTCAGGGAGAGATCTGGATCCTAAACGGCAGCTGTACTGATGGTCTAGAAAAGTCATCAGCCGTTTTAACAATGCACCTCCAGGGAGTCTGGTAGCAgcagaaagtgccgtcaagtcaggGCTGCCTTCCCctattacaggggtctgcaacctgtggctctccggatgttcacggactacaattcccatcagcccctgccagcacggccaattggccatgaacatctggagagccacaggttgcagacccctgccctattatttaatttatttatttgtgtgtttgatttgggaaccgcccacccccgaagggctctgggattTGGGAACCGCCCACCCCTATTACTTCCTTTGATTtgggaaccgcccacccccgaagggaaCCGCCCACCCCTATTACTTCCTTAGGGGATCGTCCCAAAATGATATCACCTAAATGCCATCTCCTGCGTTGCTCTTTATTGAATCCTTTTCAGTGCAAGTGCGGGAAGAAACCATAATAAACAAAATGAAGGAGATCAACTCAAAAAGAAGTGAAAGGGAGGGAGATGAGAAACATTAAGAAACATAAGTAAAGAACATGAGCGAGTAATAGCTGCATAATCTTTAGGCACGGTGGAGCCAATTAATCGTCAGACTTCAAGCAAACCTGCCTCCCTCCCCGGCCAAAAAGGCATGCTAGGGGATCCTATGCTCTCCCTCCCCGCGGGCAAAAGGAAGGTGCCGTCTTTTTCCCAAATATTTATTCAAGGTGCCGTCTTTTTCCCCCAACATTTATTCT
Encoded here:
- the PHKG2 gene encoding LOW QUALITY PROTEIN: phosphorylase b kinase gamma catalytic chain, liver/testis isoform (The sequence of the model RefSeq protein was modified relative to this genomic sequence to represent the inferred CDS: inserted 2 bases in 1 codon; deleted 6 bases in 3 codons; substituted 3 bases at 3 genomic stop codons), giving the protein MSPSFRTSFGPIGDEKGGTWESPAAAGSFTRSRERRRLISSARPVHSCGKMTLGLYLDEGTPIGLGAKEFYQKYDPKDVIGRGVSSVVRRCIHKQTGQEYAVKIIELTSRDADLNQQLDEVRVSTGKEIEILRQVSGHPYIITLIDSYESSTFMFLVFDLMRRGELFDYLTEKVTLSEKETRCIMRALLEAVSYLHAHNIIHRDLKPGEHLMGLDQLNIKLSDFGFSCHLEPGEKLRELCGTPGYLAPEILKCSMDETHPGYGKEVDLWACGVIFFTLLAGSPPFWHRKQMLMLRMIMEGQYQFGSPEWDDRSGXLPSDLTPRLLQVGPVQCLDQLSRPLQHLAFFQAKGCRELHHFSPYHKFRVIAWTVRASLRIFSNYRRVRPVTKELLLSGIRIGXRGVRELIDAMPSARFHGHWVKRAQXQNRSALXENAPKAIIQLVLLQHVEGSQPHAMDASSQLGVGLPLRHN